A stretch of the Panicum virgatum strain AP13 chromosome 9N, P.virgatum_v5, whole genome shotgun sequence genome encodes the following:
- the LOC120693155 gene encoding glycine-rich cell wall structural protein 2-like, whose amino-acid sequence MASKASLFLALNLMLFVVTNACPYCGSGNNGGHGGSGSHGGSGGSGSHGGSGSHAGGGGYGPGSGSSGGSWGGNNGGGGGGGSGGNGGGYGPIGGGGSGGGIGPIGGGGGGIGPIGGSSGGGIGPIGGGGGGGNDGTSGWYGHCPTNALKLGVCANVLDLIKAKAGVPVDEKCCPLLNGLVELDAAVCLCTAIKANVLGLNLNIPVNLSLVLNFCGKGIPSGFKCT is encoded by the coding sequence ATGGCGTCCAAGGCGTCGCTCTTCCTTGCCCTGAACCTCATGCTCTTCGTGGTCACCAACGCCTGCCCTTACTGCGGCTCGGGCAACAATGGCGGCCACGGTGGCAGCGGGAGCCACGGCGGGAGCGGGGGTAGCGGgagccacggcggcagcgggagtCATGCTGGCGGAGGAGGCTACGGGCCGGGTAGCGGCAGTAGCGGCGGCAGCTGGGGAGGCAAcaatggcggtggcggcggcggcggtagcggTGGCAACGGCGGTGGGTACGGCCCCattggcggcggtggcagcggcggcgggataGGCCCTattggtggaggaggcggtgggATCGGACCCATCGGaggaagcagcggcggcggcatcggacccatcggcggcggaggcggcggtggcaacGACGGCACGAGCGGGTGGTACGGGCACTGCCCGACGAACGCGCTGAAGCTGGGCGTGTGCGCCAATGTCCTGGACCTGATCAAGGCGAAGGCCGGCGTCCCCGTTGACGAGAAGTGCTGCCCGCTGCTCAACGGGCTGGTGGAGCTGGACGCCGCCGTGTGCCTGTGCACGGCCATCAAGGCCAACGTGCTGGGGCTCAACCTCAACATCCCCGTCAACCTCAGCCTCGTCCTCAACTTCTGCGGCAAGGGCATCCCCTCGGGCTTCAAGTGCACCTAA